ACCGGCTGTAAGGGCATGCCCCATATCGGTGCAGGGAGCGGGACCGCTCTACTGGATGCTCACCGCCGAAATAGCACTTCGCCACAGAAATCCCGCTGTTTCCGGAACTGCCGTCAAAGCACTGGAATACATCACTTCCATAAAGGAACGCGGGGAGAAAATCAAGTCGGATATAGGTCATATCGACGATACCGCCCGTTTCATGGTCCAAAGCGTCATAAATGGAGGCCGTTACTGGACATTCAGCGCCGGCTGTGAAATGGCGATCGAGAATTATATCAGGGCATCGGGTCTTGCCATGTGCCTTCTCCTGCAGGCTGAGGATGCGGTGAAAAACGTCAAACCGGGCGATTTCGCTCTGATTGCAGGGGAATTTTCCGATGTCAGGGATAATGTTGAAATGGCGCGCCTGCTTAAAAGCAAGGGAGTATCAGTCATCTCCATCGGCCCCGCTCACACCGAGGGGAGCAGCGGCGACGATCTGGCGCGAGAGGCAAAGTATCATATCGAAACCTACTCCCCCGAACGCGATGGTATTCTTGGTCTTCCCGGGTTCGATAAGAAGCTCTGTCCCGCCACGGGAGTACTGTATGCCCTTACCCTCTGGATGCTGAACAGCCAGTTCATCGAGCAGATGATCGGGGCTAACAAAACTCCCGGCCTCTATATGGGCGTACATCTGATGGGAGGAAGCGAATACAACCAGGTCGTTCGGGCTATTGTCGACCAGCGGGGATATTAACGGGCTTTCGTGGAAAATCCCGGAAATTCGGGATAACGGATGACTGCCTCAACAGATTCTCGGCAGCAGCTCGCCGACAGGCATGTCGAGAATACGCCGTCCACCGGAAGCAGTGGAAAGAATGACTTCACCGTGAGGAGAATCCGCGACCATACCGATCATTGCGGCGTCCGGGCAGTTTCCCATCGTGCGGAGGAATGTTACGGCGTCACTGGCGACTGCATCATCAACTATGGCCAGGAACCTCCCTTCGCAGGGAAGATAGAGGGGATCGAAACCGAGCAGGCCGCATACGGCGCTTACCGGATCGCTCACCGGCACAACGGACTCCTGCACAACGATGCCTACTCCGCTTGAACCGGCGATTTCATTGAGGGTTGCGGCAAGCCCGCCCCGTGTCGGATCGCGGAGGACATGGATGGATGCTCCGAACCGGTCGAGAAACGGCAGCACCGTCCCCGTGAGCGGCGCGGCATCCGACCTGACCGCTCCCCTGAGGGAAAGACCGTTCCGCTCGGCAAGAACAGCGATGCCGTGCTCACCGATGGTTCCCGATACGAGAATCGAGTCCCCGGCATGTGCATTGCTGCCGCTCACACTGATTCCGGCGGAAATAACACCGATACCGGCAGTGTTGATGCATATCCCGTCCATTTCGCCGGAGCCGACCACCTTCGTATCCCCGGTGACCACAGAAACTCCGGCCTCGATGCTCGTCTGACCGATACTGTGCACAATACGCTCCAGGTCTTTCAGAAAGAACCCCTCCTCGATGACAAACCCGAGAGAAAGATAGAGAGGCCGGGCGCCCTTCATGAGCACATCGTTCACCGTGCCGCACACCGCGAGGCTCCCGATATCACCGCCGGGAAAAAAAATCGGCTTCACCACGAACGTATCGGTGGAAAACGCGATACGGACGGAATCGATGGTGAGCTCTGCGGCATCATCGAGAGCGGCGAGCTCGGGCGAGTCGAGGTGGCGGAGAAACACATCCCTGATGAGATTGTGCATCATTGCGCCGCCCGAACCATGGGCAAGAAGAATCCGTTCATCGTCCTTGTCAGTCACTTCCGTATGCTCCCTGTCGTTTTGAGTATTTAAAGAAGGCCGCGCATGTTCCCTCACCTGAAACCATGCAGGGCCCGACCGGGCTTTCCGGCCTGCACACACGAGCGAAGAGCGGACATTCCGGCGGCGCGCAATGTCCCTTGAGTATCTCGCCGCAGCGGCATCCATCGGGTTCATGACCGGCTTCGATTTCGACGGGGAACCGCAGGGCTGCATCGAAATCCCGAAATTCATCCCGGAGAGCAAGACCGCTCGAAGGTATCATGCCGAATCCCCGCCAATCGCTGTCAGTCACCTCAAAAACACGGTCGATAACCGCCCTGGCCTGTTTGTTTCCTTCAGGTTTGACCACACGGCTGTACTGAATCGCCACCGTCATGTCATCCCGTTCGATCTGATCCGCCAGCATGAGGATACCCTGGATTATATCGGCTGTCTCGAAGCCCGTGATAACACAGGCGTGGTGATAACGCTCCGCAATGTCCCGGTACGGTTCGCTTCCAAGCAC
This bacterium DNA region includes the following protein-coding sequences:
- a CDS encoding DUF2529 family protein, translating into MNRRDFTKTVLAACGAGISAYGTVSGQETTFQKASGKKPFGVLYYEKACEIWDRESMSELPVLAEAADRAIYALRNGRKLYSHVIFGHMLEAEFRSARAGNPGYLPNWTRQTTDDSYNLIGKDDFLFFDYALPRVKAARDRGAFTVGIRVPYLPNMTIPDGALSPTYRLYGNVTTEECASLVLTPGVPFTDGVLYIPEIPAVRACPISVQGAGPLYWMLTAEIALRHRNPAVSGTAVKALEYITSIKERGEKIKSDIGHIDDTARFMVQSVINGGRYWTFSAGCEMAIENYIRASGLAMCLLLQAEDAVKNVKPGDFALIAGEFSDVRDNVEMARLLKSKGVSVISIGPAHTEGSSGDDLAREAKYHIETYSPERDGILGLPGFDKKLCPATGVLYALTLWMLNSQFIEQMIGANKTPGLYMGVHLMGGSEYNQVVRAIVDQRGY
- the hypE gene encoding hydrogenase expression/formation protein HypE, with translation MTDKDDERILLAHGSGGAMMHNLIRDVFLRHLDSPELAALDDAAELTIDSVRIAFSTDTFVVKPIFFPGGDIGSLAVCGTVNDVLMKGARPLYLSLGFVIEEGFFLKDLERIVHSIGQTSIEAGVSVVTGDTKVVGSGEMDGICINTAGIGVISAGISVSGSNAHAGDSILVSGTIGEHGIAVLAERNGLSLRGAVRSDAAPLTGTVLPFLDRFGASIHVLRDPTRGGLAATLNEIAGSSGVGIVVQESVVPVSDPVSAVCGLLGFDPLYLPCEGRFLAIVDDAVASDAVTFLRTMGNCPDAAMIGMVADSPHGEVILSTASGGRRILDMPVGELLPRIC